A single region of the Vicia villosa cultivar HV-30 ecotype Madison, WI linkage group LG4, Vvil1.0, whole genome shotgun sequence genome encodes:
- the LOC131595000 gene encoding aldehyde dehydrogenase family 7 member A1-like isoform X1 → MGSDSNNLGFFKEIGLGATNIGSFINGQWKANGPTVQSVNPSNNQVIGSVTEATLDDYEEGLRASSEAAKTWRNIPAPKRGEIVRQIGEALRAKLDPLGRLVALEMGKILAEGIGEVQEIIDMCDYSVGLSRQLNGSIIPSERPEHMMFEVWNPLGIVGVITAFNFPCAVLGWNACIALVGGNTVVWKGAPTTPLITVAVTKLIAEVLERNNLPGAIFTGLCGGADIGEAISKDTRIPLVSFTGSSKVGALVQQTVSQRFGKPLLELSGNNAIIVMDDADITLAVHSIFFAAVGTAGQRCTTCRRLYLHESVYANVLEQLTGLYKQVKIGNPLEEGTLVGPLHTSSSVENFRNGISAIKSQGGKIVTGGSVLESEGNFVEPTIVEISADAAVVKEELFAPVLYVMKFKDLEEAIALNNSVPQGLSSSIFTQKPATIFKWIGPSGSDCGIVNVNIPTNGAEIGGAFGGEKATGGGREAGSDSWKQYMRRSTCTINYGSELPLAQGINFG, encoded by the exons ATGGGTTCTGATAGCAACAATTTGGGATTCTTCAAGGAGATCGGTTTGGGTGCCACGAACATCGGCTCTTTCATCAATGGTCAGTGGAAAGCCAACGGTCCAACTGTTCAGTCCGTCAATCCTTCCAACAATCAG GTTATTGGTTCGGTGACTGAAGCGACTTTGGATGATTATGAAGAGGGGTTGAGAGCTAGCAGTGAAGCAGCTAAGACATGGAGGaat ATTCCGGCACCCAAAAGAGGTGAAATTGTAAGACAAATTGGGGAAGCATTGAGGGCTAAGTTGGATCCACTTGGTAGGTTGGTGGCTCTTGAGATGGGCAAAATTCTTGCTGAAGGAATTGGTGAGGTTCAG GAAATTATTGATATGTGTGATTATTCCGTTGGGCTAAGCCGACAACTGAATGGGTCAATTATCCCATCAGAAC GTCCAGAGCATATGATGTTTGAG GTATGGAACCCACTAGGAATTGTTGGTGTAATCACTGCTTTCAATTTTCCATGTGCTGTACTAG GATGGAATGCTTGCATTGCACTAGTCGGTGGTAACACTGTTGTTTG GAAGGGCGCTCCAACTACTCCATTGATAACTGTTGCTGTGACAAAGCTGATTGCTGAAGTTCTTGAGAGGAACAATTTACCTGGAGCAATATTTACCGGTCTCTGTGGAGGTGCTGATATTGGGGAGGCAATATCAAAAGACACACGCATTCCTTTGGTTTCATTTACTGGAAGCTCAAAG GTGGGTGCATTGGTCCAGCAAACAGTGAGTCAAAGATTTGGCAAACCCTTGCTTGAGTTAAGTGGTAACAATGCAATAATAGTCATGGATGATGCCGATATCACACTGGCTGTACACTCTATTTTCTTTGCAGCTGTCGGTACTGCTGGTCAGCGTTGTACAACCTGCCGTAGACTG TATCTGCATGAGAGTGTTTATGCAAACGTGCTCGAGCAACTTACTGGACtctacaaacaagtcaaaattgGGAATCCTTTGGAGGAAGGAACTCTAGTTGGGCCTCTGCATACTAGTTCTTCTGTGGAAAATTTCAGGAATGGTATTTCTGCGATAAAATCTCAG GGAGGGAAGATTGTAACAGGGGGATCTGTATTAGAGTCAGAAGGAAACTTTGTCGAGCCAACAATTGTTGAGATTTCTGCAGATGCTGCTGTAGTTAAAGAAGAACTGTTTGCTCCAGTTCTTTATGTTATGAAATTTAAG GATCTTGAAGAAGCAATTGCCTTGAACAATTCCGTACCCCAAGGATTGAGTAGTTCCATCTTCACACAAAAGCCTGCAACTATCTTCAAATGGATAGG GCCAAGTGGGAGTGATTGTGGTATTGTAAATGTGAACATACCAACAAATGGAGCTGAGATTGGAGGCGCCTTTGGTGGAGAAAAGGCAACTGGCGGTGGTCGTGAAGCTGGAAGTGACTCGTGGAAGCAATACATGCGCCGTTCTACATG tacCATCAATTATGGAAGTGAATTGCCATTAGCTCAGGGAATTAACTTCGGCTAA
- the LOC131597554 gene encoding uncharacterized protein LOC131597554 has product MAHAMNVMAATVTVQTNAKTQRDIDKREREKRDAGSRTLTQFRHQDPPKFHGEGGPDAVDLWLQELEKIFGAIHCPEGEKVTLATYQLLGDAEYWWRNTKLMMEGAYEEINWETFKRKFLAKYFPETARERYGEEFLKLRQGGITIEAYANKFESLSMFFRFFRNAVDEAYMCCRFQDGLRYEMQDAVVPLGIRQFQTLVEKCQEIEDMKNKRVNRGGNLTAGGPICPNNLNNNHGKQGMKPYQHPQNNREPNRPANSPQGNQMRRKQMCYHCGQEGHYANDCKDNAPSCYKCKKPGHYSQDCKAPKVESTLNATRGARPIAKGRVYTMDAKESGQANNVIQEECQVAGNTLTALIDTGATHSFISLDCANRLNIKISPLLFDLQVSTPAKNLVVNSTCLHCLVVIQNREFLVNLICLPLPSLEIILGMDWLSYHYVILDCTRKMVFFPEPGVVKYLSADQLRVTLREGAQEFLSLYNVEVNPDIQIENVRVVQQFQDVFPLEILGFPPIREVEFFIDLHPGIGPISYSPYRMAPTELVELKSQVEDLLEKGFIRPSVSPWGAQSSWEEEGWTFTLMCRLSEA; this is encoded by the coding sequence ATGGCTCATGCAATGAATGTTATGGCAGCTACCGTGACCGTTCAAACCAATGCTAAGACGCAAAGAGATATAGACAAGAGAGAGCGCGAGAAGCGTGATGCTGGGTCTCGTACTCTCACTCAATTTCGTCACCAAGACCCACCTAAGTTCCATGGGGAAGGAGGTCCTGATGCTGTTGATTTATGGCTTCAGGAATTAGAAAAGATATTTGGAGCAATCCATTGCCCTGAGGGGGAAAAGGTGACTTTAGCCACCTATCAATTACTGGGAGATGCCGAGTACTGGTGGAGAAACACTAAGCTTATGATGGAAGGTGCTTACGAGGAAATAAATTGGGAAACCTTTAAACGAAAATTTCTAGCCAAATACTTTCCTGAGACTGCTAGGGAAAGGTATGGTGAAGAATTCTTGAAATTGCGCCAAGGAGGTATAACCATCGAGGCATATGCAAACAAGTTTGAGTCTCTGTCAATGTTTTTTCGCTTCTTCAGAAATGCTGTCGATGAAGCTTACATGTGTTGTCGTTTCCAAGATGGTCTGAGGTATGAGATGCAGGATGCAGTGGTACCTTTGGGAATTCGACAATTCCAAACGCTGGTGGAAAAATGTCAAGAGATTGAGGATATGAAGAATAAGAGGGTAAACCGTGGTGGAAATTTAACTGCTGGAGGACCTATCTGTCCaaataatcttaataataatcaTGGTAAACAAGGAATGAAGCCTTACCAACATCCTCAGAATAATCGCGAACCAAATCGTCCTGCAAATTCACCTCAGGGAAATCAAATGAGGAGGAAACAAATGTGCTACCATTGTGGTCAAGAAGGACATTATGCTAATGACTGCAAAGACAATGCACCTTCTTGTTACAAGTGTAAGAAACCTGGTCACTATTCCCAAGATTGCAAGGCTCCAAAGGTAGAATCGACGCTAAATGCAACACGTGGAGCCCGGCCCATTGCAAAAGGGCGTGTCTACACTATGGACGCTAAAGAGAGTGGTCAGGCCAATAATGTGATACAAGAGGAATGCCAAGTTGCAGGTAACACTCTAACTGCCTTGATTGATACTGGGGCAACCCATTCATTCATTTCCTTAGACTGTGCAAATCGTTTGAACATAAAGATATCTCCCCTGCTTTTTGATTTACAAGTTTCTACACCTGCCAAGAATTTAGTTGTGAATTCAACATGCTTACACTGTTTAGTAGTCATCCAAAATAGAGAATTTTTGGTCAATTTAATTTGTTTACCCCTACCGTCACTCGAGATCATTCTCGGGATGGATTGGTTATCCTATCACTATGTCATCTTGGACTGCACTCGCAAGATGGTATTCTTCCCTGAACCTGGAGTTGTTAAATACTTGTCTGCCGACCAACTTAGAGTGACATTGAGGGAGGGAGCTCAAGAGTTTTTGTCACTATACAACGTAGAAGTAAACCCAGACATTCAGATAGAGAATGTACGCGTGGTTCAACAATTCCAAGATGTATTCCCATTAGAGATCCTAGGATTTCCCCCGATACGTGAAGTGGAGTTCTTTATAGACCTACATCCTGGAATAGGACCGATTTCGTATTCCCCTTACCGAATGGCACCAACGGAATTAGTAGAGCTAAAGAGTCAAGTAGAAGATTTATTAGAGAAAGGATTCATCAGGCCAAGTGTGTCCCCTTGGGGAGCCCAGTCCTCTTGGGAAGAAGAAGGATGGACGTTCACGCTTATGTGTAGATTATCGGAAGCTTAA
- the LOC131595000 gene encoding aldehyde dehydrogenase family 7 member A1-like isoform X2 — MCMFGFEVIGSVTEATLDDYEEGLRASSEAAKTWRNIPAPKRGEIVRQIGEALRAKLDPLGRLVALEMGKILAEGIGEVQEIIDMCDYSVGLSRQLNGSIIPSERPEHMMFEVWNPLGIVGVITAFNFPCAVLGWNACIALVGGNTVVWKGAPTTPLITVAVTKLIAEVLERNNLPGAIFTGLCGGADIGEAISKDTRIPLVSFTGSSKVGALVQQTVSQRFGKPLLELSGNNAIIVMDDADITLAVHSIFFAAVGTAGQRCTTCRRLYLHESVYANVLEQLTGLYKQVKIGNPLEEGTLVGPLHTSSSVENFRNGISAIKSQGGKIVTGGSVLESEGNFVEPTIVEISADAAVVKEELFAPVLYVMKFKDLEEAIALNNSVPQGLSSSIFTQKPATIFKWIGPSGSDCGIVNVNIPTNGAEIGGAFGGEKATGGGREAGSDSWKQYMRRSTCTINYGSELPLAQGINFG; from the exons ATGTGCATGTTTGGATTTGAG GTTATTGGTTCGGTGACTGAAGCGACTTTGGATGATTATGAAGAGGGGTTGAGAGCTAGCAGTGAAGCAGCTAAGACATGGAGGaat ATTCCGGCACCCAAAAGAGGTGAAATTGTAAGACAAATTGGGGAAGCATTGAGGGCTAAGTTGGATCCACTTGGTAGGTTGGTGGCTCTTGAGATGGGCAAAATTCTTGCTGAAGGAATTGGTGAGGTTCAG GAAATTATTGATATGTGTGATTATTCCGTTGGGCTAAGCCGACAACTGAATGGGTCAATTATCCCATCAGAAC GTCCAGAGCATATGATGTTTGAG GTATGGAACCCACTAGGAATTGTTGGTGTAATCACTGCTTTCAATTTTCCATGTGCTGTACTAG GATGGAATGCTTGCATTGCACTAGTCGGTGGTAACACTGTTGTTTG GAAGGGCGCTCCAACTACTCCATTGATAACTGTTGCTGTGACAAAGCTGATTGCTGAAGTTCTTGAGAGGAACAATTTACCTGGAGCAATATTTACCGGTCTCTGTGGAGGTGCTGATATTGGGGAGGCAATATCAAAAGACACACGCATTCCTTTGGTTTCATTTACTGGAAGCTCAAAG GTGGGTGCATTGGTCCAGCAAACAGTGAGTCAAAGATTTGGCAAACCCTTGCTTGAGTTAAGTGGTAACAATGCAATAATAGTCATGGATGATGCCGATATCACACTGGCTGTACACTCTATTTTCTTTGCAGCTGTCGGTACTGCTGGTCAGCGTTGTACAACCTGCCGTAGACTG TATCTGCATGAGAGTGTTTATGCAAACGTGCTCGAGCAACTTACTGGACtctacaaacaagtcaaaattgGGAATCCTTTGGAGGAAGGAACTCTAGTTGGGCCTCTGCATACTAGTTCTTCTGTGGAAAATTTCAGGAATGGTATTTCTGCGATAAAATCTCAG GGAGGGAAGATTGTAACAGGGGGATCTGTATTAGAGTCAGAAGGAAACTTTGTCGAGCCAACAATTGTTGAGATTTCTGCAGATGCTGCTGTAGTTAAAGAAGAACTGTTTGCTCCAGTTCTTTATGTTATGAAATTTAAG GATCTTGAAGAAGCAATTGCCTTGAACAATTCCGTACCCCAAGGATTGAGTAGTTCCATCTTCACACAAAAGCCTGCAACTATCTTCAAATGGATAGG GCCAAGTGGGAGTGATTGTGGTATTGTAAATGTGAACATACCAACAAATGGAGCTGAGATTGGAGGCGCCTTTGGTGGAGAAAAGGCAACTGGCGGTGGTCGTGAAGCTGGAAGTGACTCGTGGAAGCAATACATGCGCCGTTCTACATG tacCATCAATTATGGAAGTGAATTGCCATTAGCTCAGGGAATTAACTTCGGCTAA
- the LOC131599387 gene encoding protein STRICTOSIDINE SYNTHASE-LIKE 4-like — MASNLIKTLTFVMATLVAFTLQLCYLSPIDPVVLHIPPAASSFSSAKNNQLQNVIKLGEGIMKRPEDVCVDKGVLYTATEDGWIKRMVRNGNWENWKHIDSSTLLGITTLKDGGLIVCDATMGLLKVTEEDGFSVILSQVNGSQLLFTDDVIEASDGNIYFSIPSTKFGMHNWFLDVLEARPHGQVLKYNPISNETTIVFDDLAFPNGVALSKDEDYLLVCETWKFRCIRHWLKGNNKGKTDIYIENLPGGPDNINLAPDGSFWIALLQMTSERTSFMHTSKVFKHLLASFPRLINLFNSAIKSAMVVKVDTEGNIIKRFGDNDGKIITGVTSVVEFEDHLYLGNINTDFVGKFQLPSA, encoded by the exons ATGGCTTCCAATCTTATTAAAACCTTAACCTTTGTCATGGCAACTTTAGTTGCTTTCACACTTCAACTCTGCTACTTGTCACCCATAGATCCAGTTGTACTGCACATACCACCTGCTGCATCTTCATTTTCTTCAGCCAAAAACAACCAATTACAG AATGTGATTAAACTTGGAGAAGGAATTATGAAGAGACCAGAAGATGTTTGTGTGGATAAAGGTGTTTTGTATACAGCTACAGAAGATGGTTGGATTAAGAGAATGGTTAGGAATGGAAATTGGGAGAATTGGAAGCATATAGATAGCTCTACTTTGCTTGGAATCACAACATTAAAAGATGGTGGTCTCATTGTCTGTGATGCTACCATG GGTTTGCTGAAGGTTACAGAAGAAGATGGTTTCAGTGTTATCCTTTCACAAGTTAATGGTTCTCAATTATT GTTTACAGATGATGTAATAGAAGCATCAGatggaaatatatattttagtattcCAAGTACCAAATTTGGTATGCACAATTGGTTTCTCGATGTGCTTGAGGCGAGACCTCATGGACAAGTTCTAAAATACAATCCTATCTCAAATGAGACAACTATTGTCTTTGACGATTTGGCCTTTCCCAATGGTGTCGCACTATCTAAAGACGAAGATTATCTTCTAGTTTGTGAAACTTGGAA ATTTAGGTGTATAAGACATTGGTTAAAAGGAAATAATAAAGGAAAAACAGATATCTACATTGAGAATCTCCCTGGAGGACCTGATAACATTAATCTTGCTCCTGATGGCTCATTTTGGATCGCTCTACTTCAG ATGACTTCTGAAAGGACAAGTTTTATGCACACCTCTAAGGTATTCAAGCACTTGTTAGCTTCATTTCCAAGGCTAATTAACTTGTTTAATAGTGCAATTAAGTCTGCAATGGTGGTAAAAGTGGACACTGAAGGCAATATTATAAAAAGGTTTGGTGATAATGATGGGAAGATTATTACTGGTGTAACTTCTGTTGTTGAGTTTGAAGACCATCTTTATTTAGGTAATATAAATACTGACTTTGTTGGAAAATTTCAATTGCCAAGTGCATAG
- the LOC131597553 gene encoding uncharacterized protein LOC131597553: protein MFCVLIDESGDVAETSAKSLKEELEKLLSINGLSFSSISGQGYDGASNIQGKFAGLITLIQNKNPSSYYVRCFAQQLQLTLSACAKTHKDISDFFPLWDKQVTQFAKLIEEGLIETSNGLNKESSIVRVGDTRLGFHFRTLTILMTLYDAIIGMVEILGFTNDLSEALQKRGQDLLNFLPLVNAAKQELQQRRNDGWEGVISNVMEICNKHDIDVLDMDAPYVQWKKPMLEQELF, encoded by the exons ATGTTTTGTGTTTTGATTGATGAATCTGGTGATGTTGCTG AAACAAGTGCTAAGTCACTTAAGGAGGAACTTGAGAAGTTGTTGTCTATTAATGGCTTGAGTTTTTCTAGCATTAGTGGCCAAGGGTATGATGGAGCTAGTAATATACAAGGTAAGTTTGCTGGTTTAATAACTTTAATCCAAAATAAGAATCCATCTTCTTATTATGTGCGTTGTTTTGCCCAACAGCTTCAATTGACACTTTCTGCATGTGCTAAGACTCACAAAGATATTAGTGATTTTTTTCCG CTTTGGGACAAACAAGTAACTCAGTTTGCTAAATTGATTGAAGAGGGCCTGATAGAGACTAGCAATGGCTTAAATAAAGAATCATCCATTGTTAGAGTAGGTGACACTCGTTTGGGTTTCCACTTTAGAACTCTAACTATTTTGATGACTTTGTATGATGCCATTATTGGG ATGGTTGAGATTTTAGGATTTACAAATGATTTGAGTGAAGCACTACAAAAGCGTGGGCAAGATCTTTTGAATTTTTTGCCACTTGTCAATGCTGCCAAACAAGAATTACAACAAAGGAGGAATGATGGATGGGAAGGAGTTATATCCAACGTTATGGAAATTTGTAATAAGCATGATATTGATGTTCTTGATATGGATGCACCGTATGTGCAATGGAAGAAacctatgttagaacaagaattgttctga